The genomic region aatgtgcaaaattcacaagcgttcctatacaccagtaatagagcactaaatcatgagtgaactcccatacacaattgctacaaagagaataaaatagcaaGGAATACAACTCACAAGGGatttgaaggacctctttaaggagaactacaaaccaccactcaaggaaataagaggacacaaacaaatggaaaaacagtccatgctcatggataggaagaatcaatatcttgaaaatggccatacttcccaaagtaatttgtaaGTTCAATGCtatacccatcaagctaccattgactttcttcacagaattagaaaaaaatactttaaatttcatatggaaccaaaaaaagagcccatatagccaagacaatcctaagcaaaaagaacaaagctagaggcatcatgctacctgacttcaaactatactacaaggctacagtaatgaaaacagcatggtagtggtaccaaaagagatatatagaccaatggaacagaacagaggcctcagaaataatgccatacatctgcaccatctgatctttgacaaacctgacaaaagcaatggggaaaggattccctatttaataaatggtgttgggaaaactggctagccttatgcaggaaactgaaactggaccccttccttacactttatacaaaaattaactcaagatgcattaaagacttaaaagtaagttCTAAATGTGTAAAAACCCTGgatgaaaacctaggcagtaccattcaggacataggcatgggcaaatacttcatgactaaaacaccaaaagcaatggcaacaaaagccaaaattgaaaaatgggatctaattaaactaaagaacttgtGTGCAGCTTTATTTGGGAGTGTGCATGGGGTAcctctgagttttaaaaatgaagaaagtaagtAGTCATGCTTTCCTGACTCTTTGGTAGACATAGCCTTTTAAGACAGTCATTCTGAGCTGTTACGGTCTTAGGGTTTTCTATACTACTAAAACTTATTGATGACATGTAACcaagaacttaattttttttaaaaaaaagaaaaagaaatcacccAAATACACATTAAAAACCTCTTATAACATATGTGCACATTCATAGATAACATGTAGAACATGATTTTGTGTATTAAAACCTTGTAGAAAAGTTCAGACAGTGCACACAATGACTGCAACTTGGTCTTTGTAAAATCGGTGATATATATTTCAGATCTATCCACGTTGACCCAGTGAGGTATTCGATTTATTGTATGATCTAATGATATGCCATGTGATGACTGCAGCATATTTAATTATGCTGTCTTCATGCTGACACCATATGGACATAAATATGATGAGATACCAGCATGGATATGCTTATGTGGTTGCTTTTAATGATTTGTActatattagaaatgaaacagaagtaTTGGAAATCCTAGCAAGCATAGCTGTATCTCTCCCATGGCTGTGTTGATTGCAACTGTTTCCCCCTTAAAGCATGTCTTTTTGACATGTCATGATCCTGAGAAAATCCAGTGTGTGCTTTTCAGAGAATGACAGTAAGGAGAGGAAATGGCCAATGGTCAAAGTGTTACTTGTCCTCTCGACTCCCCCTCATGAATGTTAAACTCTAAACTACTCAGGTCACAATTTAGAACCCCTTTGTTGATCCCTATAGAGTGTTCCCAGATGTCAGATGACAAATAGGCTTTTGAAGAAAAAACACCCTGTAAAGCCGTATTGCTCTGgtttttgtgtgtgaatgtgtgtgtgtgtgtgtgtgtgtatttttttctcttctgaaaactgtaaatagaataattttcattatgaatgaaaatatttctgttccATATTTATTTCCTGTCTCATGGCACCCTTCTCTTCTTGGATCTAGTAAGGATCTCAGCGTGTCTTATTTATACCTGCAACAAATTACATCATTCTTCATTTTTCATGTCAATTACTGACATGTTTTCAAGTCTTCACAAGTTATTTCTGAGGATGTTGGTGCATTGAGGAGAGGCAGTGTCATTGTAGTTAAAGAAGTTTTTAAATAGGTTATGTTCAATAACATTTCAGAGCCCGTTTCTCTGGAAGGCATAGACATAGTGGTTTTATGCGTAGTTAAACATAAAATAGCTCCACAAAGTCTTGTGTACGTGAAAGTGTTCATATCCTGGAAGATTCTAATTTACTACTCAGTACTGTCTCCTGGAGAGGAAAATAGGTAAGATAGGCTGCTAAGCCTATGATAATAACTCATGATATGAGGTGAAAGCATAGAGACAAAATGAGAGATGATAGATACTCAAACCGATGTGAGTGAAGAACAGCTGTGAAAGAGTGTCTATGGGAGAGAGAAGGCCATGGGGCTGCTTTTGTGAAGAAGGAATTTGTACATGTTAGTCAAGTGTCTgatacatttaacattttaataaagcaaAACCTTATCTTCACATGTGTCAGAATGGGATTGTACAGATGTCACAATACAGTAGTGGTGAgaataatgaagaaatgaatgtggAGGGCAAAGAATGAAGTCCACCAATATGGATATTAGATTTATGAATGAAAAGGAGTGTATGTCAAATTGGGCAGAACAAAGAAAGTGGCTAGCTAGGTAATTTGGGGGTTTCTGATGAGGAGACTTGTGGGGAGTCACTTAATGGAAAGCGGAAGTTAGAAGGATGAGGGTGACCCCCAGGGTTTCATTTCTCCTCCCTAGAAGTTTTGCACATCAGTGATATGTGCTTCGTTCACATCAGTTAGCATATTGGGATGCAGCTTAATctagaaaaagtgttttttttttctttagggaaGGTGTGTCTGCTGAGGTAGTTATTTCATAAAAGGACCTGAGAGACCCCTATGGTATATTATTTCAAACTAGCTTTAGAAACAAAGTAATAAAAGAATGTATATCTTGAGTACTAAAAAAAACTACCAATATTCTTGGCAatcatgacacacacacacacacacacacacacacacatatatgtacgtatgtatatatttggTTGGTTACTAATAAGAAAAGAAGTCTCTTGTAATTTAGAGATTTTATTTACCTTATTTACATGGGAATCTGATTATGCATGATTTCTTTTACATGTATGCTTTTGCAAAAGTGGAAAAAGAGATGGCAAAAGAGCTGAACTGCTGAATCTGGGAAATGTAGGAATCTTAGGAGCCTTCATGAGTacaaagaaaatgagtttttaaattatgactCTAAGTATAACTGAACTCACTTCAGATgcatttagaatatttgcataaaaGATGATTTGATTTTGGCTGCTCCAGAAACTACTGGAAGAAGGAAAGAGTACTAGAATTCAGATAAACCACAGTGACTCATTACTTCTCTTTGTTACTATTGGGAATCAGAGACATAGATTTTGTTGATATTAGTcattcaaatgaaataaacatgaaTGTGCATACATTGGCTTTGTTTTTCAAGGAGCTAACTTTTGGATACAATagcaatttaataaaaattcctTAGAGAACAACATGATACTTCAAACCAGACTATTTTAGAAACAAGAATAATGTTGAATTCATTAATTGATTCATAAAATGgttattttcaatgaatattggAGTCATTTCCAAATGTGAAAGCTTATTAATATCTAATGCTTGTAGCAGTTTTATTTTGTAGAAGTATGTCAATATTGATAAATGATGATACTTTTTATTGAGGTTTACATATTATACCTTATTGCCGTGAGTAGGTGAAAAAACTTTCAGAAGGCTGAACTACAGAACACAAGAAACTTGGGCAATAATTACACCACATGGGTCTGAGAAATAATGAATACTGTCTACTAGGATTCACCAAACATATATCCAAGCTGATCAATTTAGGACGCTTCCACTGAGGAGATGTGAAGTGTACATTCAGCTGAAGTGTCATCGTAATTGTGTACCTTCTCAGTTATTGGGCAAgttaaagagcatgatgaatggTTGTAGTATAATGGTGTATTTCCTTCTCATCTCTTGCACTAAAGACATGTGAGAGCACGTACCACCTGCTTTGACACTGATTCCCAGGTGCATGAGTTGCTCCTCTGTTTTTAGACCACATTTGTTTTTATCCCTCCGCATATCCACATTGATACTGACACTGTTTCATTCTAGTTTTAGACATGTGACAAATCATATCATGTTTGAAATTGTAAGTGTATATTTCATGAAGCCTGTATTGGTGTTTTCTTCAGTGTATTTCTGTCATGTTCCAGTCCCAAGACATAAAGTATAAAACTTAAAAACCTAAACTAATAGGGGCAGGAGGATACAGCTTGATGGTAACAGTGCATGAATGTATGGATAATTTTATCATATTTACATATGACTGATTATGTATCCCTTTTGCTTTTCAGTGTGTTCTCAGAAACAACCAGCCTTGAAGGTAATTACACATTCATTTCTGTTTTGAACTATTAACTATATAGTCTGTGAAATATACTTTATGTATTGATTATTTTGTCTCAAATTCCATTCAGGCTACAAGTGACAAGAAAGATTCTGTTTCGAATATAGCCACAGAAATAAATGATGGACAAAAATCTGGGACAGGTAATTTTGCAATACACATTTAATGTCATGTTCACTCAGGATAGAAGAGAACTTCTCTTCCCTGAATAAATCACAGGGGGCTCATTGAATCTGcacattctgattcagcaggcctGAGATTCTGCTTTTGTAATAAGTTCTCGGGTGACACTGATGTTACTGTTCCTTGGCCATGATCTGAGTAGTAAGATTATATTCTTCCCCACAGTGAAATTGGCAAGAACGATTGGAGAGCAGTGCAAGATATAACAGGCTAAGGGACAGCATATTCTTGCTTTAATTCTACAGCCTGTTTCCTTcgtaaagggaaggagaaagagattaagtaataaaaattataggCGTCAGATCATATTGTTAAAACCACATGGAAGAAGTGATTGGAATAACCCATAAACAATGTAGAAAGAGAACTAAGGAGACGTCTGATGTGGTAATTATTTTACTCAAGGAAGAGGGATTGAGAGGCaagaaggagggaaaaggagatgttatttatgtaattttgggGTTTCTGCTGCAGAAAACTGATGGGACTCAACTTCAGATgcatttggaatatttgcataaaagAAGATTAGATTTTGGCTGCTCCAGGAACTACTGGAAGCAGGATAGAGTGCTAGAATTGTGATGACACACAGTGACTCATTACCCCTCTTTGTTACTGTTGGGCATCAGAGATATATGTTTTTTTGGTATTAGCTATTCGAATAGGATAATCATGAATATGCATACATTGGCTTTGTTTTTCAAGGAACTAACTTTTGGATAAAATAGCAATTTAATGAAAATACTTTAGAGAATAACATGATCCTTCAAACCagatattttagaaacaaaaataatgttgaattCATTAATTGACTCCTAAAGTGGTTATTTTCAATGAATATCAAAgcaatttccaaatggaaaagcTTATTCATATCTAATGCTTTTAGTAACATTATTTTGTATAAGTATGCCAATTTTGGTGGTTTATTatactttttgatgaggtttaTATATTATACCTTCTTGCCatgagtggatgaagaaactTTCTGAAGGCTAAACTAGAGGATACGAGAAATGTAGGCACATTATGACACCACAGGGGTgtgagaaataaagaatattatataCTAGGATTCACCAAACATATATTTAAGGTGATCAGTTTGGGACACTTCCACAGAGCACTTGAGAAGTGTACATTCAACTAAAGTGCCATTATCATTGTGTACCTGCTCAATTGTCAGGCAAGTTTAAGAGCATGATAAATATTTGTAGTATAACGGTATAAATCCCTCTGATGTCTTACATGAAAAACATGCAGGAGCATTAGTCACCTGCTTTGACATTGATTCCCAAGTGTATGAGTTGCTTCTCTGATTTTAGATCGCATTTTTCCTCATCACTCGGCATATCCACATTGATATAGACACTGTTTTATTGTAGTAACAGACATATGAAGAATAATATCACATATGAAATTGGAAGTGTTTGTTTTGTGAAGACTATACTTCTGTTTTCTACAGTGTAATTCTGTCATGTTCGTGTCCCAATACACAAAGTAGAAAACATCAAAGCCTATGCTAATTCAGGCAGGAGGATACAGCTTGATGCTAACACTGCATGAAAGTATGGATAACTTTATCATATTTACATACGAGTGATTATGTGTCccttttggttttctgtgtcttCTCAGAAACAACCGGCCTTGAAGGTATTACACTCTTCattcatattttgaattattaacTGTATAGTCTATGAAATATACTGTATGTAttgattattttgtttgaaatcCCATTCAGGATACAAATGACAAGAAAGACTCTGTTTCGAACATAGCCACAGAActaaaagatgaacaaaaatcTGGGACACGTAATTTTGCAATACACATTTAATGTCATGTACACTCAAGATAGAGGAGAACTTGCCTTCCCCAAATAAATCAGCAGGGGGCTCATTGAAGCTGCTCATTCTGATTCAgtgggcctgagattctgcatttgtaATAAGTTCTGGAGTGATGGTGATTCTGCTGATTTTTGGCCATGATCTGAGTAGTAAGATTATAGACTTCCCTACATTGAAATTGGGAAGAAGAACCATTGGAGAGCAGTTCAAGACATAACAGGCTGAGAGGACAGcataattttgctttaattctACAGCATGTTTCC from Pan troglodytes isolate AG18354 chromosome 18, NHGRI_mPanTro3-v2.0_pri, whole genome shotgun sequence harbors:
- the LOC134808715 gene encoding ankyrin repeat domain-containing protein 36B-like yields the protein MYPFCFSVCSQKQPALKATSDKKDSVSNIATEINDGQKSGTVSSQKQPAEKATSDEKDSVSNIATEIKDGQQSGTGNFAKHI